The segment AATGACTAATTGACTAGTGTAATGAATAGCATTTGGGTGCATGTAATAGTAAAATTATACTAGGTAACATTGAAAAGAGCTCATTATTATGCATGTTAGATAAAATACAAAAAGTGAAGTTCAGTAGTAAAAGAATTCATCATCTTCGAGTCTTTAATTTCTTCCAGGTGTATTTTGACCATTCTTTTAAAGGTGAACTTATTGTTGGCAAGTTTGATGTCAATAGGAAGGGCATTCCAGTCTTTAACTCCTATATAATAGAATGAAGAGGACTCTACCCCAGCAATCCTAGGGACCACAAAGTTTGACTCGCTAGAACGTGTTCTATATGTACCAGCATTTTTCGTGAACATATTGTTGAGATAGTGAGGAGCTTTCCCATGAAATATGTTATACATGTGATTGAGTCTGAGCTGTGTAACCCTAGgagaaatattcaaaaatttCAAAGCATCAAATTCTCTGAATGACAAATTATGTCTTGGATTAAGATTTAAGATAAAACgaatcattttgttttgtgaaatcTGTAGTTTCTTTTTTAAACACTTTGTGAGACCCTCAAACCAGCTGGCACATGCATAATCTAAATGACATTGGAGTAAAGCTGTACACAAGGATTTTCTTGATGATAAAGAAAGACAACCTTtatttctgtataaaaatttcaatctttgaTTCACCTTTCTAACTATGGAGTTAACAATGCTTTCTCCACTTAGTTTATTATCTATAaaaatacttatatattttatacagttttgaGCACCAATAGTGCGATTGTTACATTTAACACAAAAATCTTCAGCTGCTTGAGATAATTTACTCTTGGGTCCAAAAATTATACTCTTTGTTTTGCCCAAATGAAGGGACAATTTGTTATCAACTAGCCAGTCATGGCACGACTCCATAACAGGAgacaatttatttgaaattacttTAGGGTCTTTATGTGAATAGAGAATGGCCGAATCGTCTGCATATAATAAAACCTTGCAATCTGCATCAATACTAATTTTCATGTCATTTAcataaataagaaataaaagtgGCCCTAGTAAGCTTCACTGAGGGACCCCGCAGGTGACATCACAAACTTCTGAATTAACTCCATTAATGTTAACAATTTGTTTTCTCTGTGTTAAATATGATTGGAACCAAGAAATAGATTCAACTCCGAGAGTAGATAATTTCTCGCataaaatttgatgatcaaCTGTGTCGAATGCTTTCTGCAAGTCCAATAGAAACATGACAGTGAACAAACCCTTAGACGTTTGATATTTTATGTGGTCAATTAGATGAATTAAACATGTATCAGTGGAGTAAGATCCCCTAAAACCTGACTGTAGCTCATATAGTAAGTTTTTCTCTGTCAAGAAAGACTCCAACTGAGTGTAAACTGCTCTTTCAAGAATTTTAGAAACAATACTTAAAATACTTACTGGTCTATAATTTTCAGCTTTGagtctgtttttttttttttttttttttttttttttttttagagtggTTTAACCTTAGTCTCCTTGAGTTCTTCTGGTACTTTACCTTCTGAGATACTACAGTTAATGATGAATGTAATTGGTAATTTTAAGACTTCTGTGCCATCTCTTAGAAACCTAGCTGGGATACCATCAAGGCCCATGCTTTTATTTACACTAAGTCCACAGAGTTCTTTTGACACAAATCCCTCTGTTACATGTTTAAGATTAAATTTGCAGTGGCCCttgtttctataaaaaaaaacttaaaaagtaACCGGATAATTAACGATCCTAGTACAAGAAATACCCCATGCAGCGAACACTTTGACAACTGTGCTAGAGGCAACTACagcatatttccattttataaacttaaaacagaatcaacatccatgagacttgctaaagaaaattatttcattaaactgttttctcccaaactaaacaaactttaatcaattctgattgttaaacctcttaattcatcaacttttatcatgttaatgttcatgcttattttgtccaagtcacctttcccgaattttttgtattatgacgtcatgtatgaattccctcctcgcaaagactatcatgacgtcatgacgtcacaatagacgtctctaagataaacaactgtgtattcattatttaaaatttgtattcacctgaggatggatgttaaaatccagaaagcgctagtgatttaaatatattttggaactgtatattttcctgatttttttattgaattattttgactgtgtgatatcaactctttctatttggattatatatatatatatatatatatatatatatatatatatatatatatatatattataaatttaccCATTTACAACAACTTCCGAATCAGAGCAACTAGACAAAATGAATGAAAACCTAACAGTAGTAAGGTGATACCAACTCTGCAAAGATATTGTGTAAACCTTCCTATAGATCTATGTAATTCAGAAACAAAAGAACAAAAGAAATTGTGTAGTTTAgcaattttattcatatacaaaatattgttgtattatgtatatcattatttgatatcatgtATTTTCTTTCAATCCAAACATCTATTTACGCATCATGTCTTCTATGGTTGATACGAGCAGGCACTGAAAATAAAAAGGTGAAAAATTTTCACATGTTTAATAGTGTGTATGACCGTCATTTTTGCACCGATGTAGTCTTCACAGCTACGACGCATTGAACGATATGCAGAAATGCCAACATGTTCCACTATATGCGCAATAAAAAACGACGCAACGCGTTCAACGTACAGGGTATTTTGATGTGGACGCCCGAGTAAGCAGGGGGGTAATGTTAGACGATTTCGATGTCTATATTCGACCCTCCTGAACCTATTTGTCGTACACTTTATAAAATTTGTTACGCAGCCATATTCGAGGTCTGTTCTGTTTTTGTACGAAATGCGGAGAAACACttgtaaaatctcaaaaaatgagaaaaaaaatctgtgcAATATCGTTGTATGACGAACCCACTACAAACAATTTTAGAACTTTAGAATATCCGGTTTAAAACAGTCAGATAGAGTAGTTAACTGGTTTACACAGACCAAGTAATTGACCGATAGTCAAGCTTACATTGATGTTCAAAATACACTGGTAAAGattaaaaaaacacacacacaaagactAGATAATTCTTTTCAGTTCATTTTCTTGTACATTAcctatatgatataaatataattgtcatAAATATTGCCCTTCACTaccttttcatatttaaaatctatctctctctctgtctctctctctctgtcttcccttttttgtaaaaatgatgtGGACGTTTGTGCGCAGTATGCCAAACTTTATAATGTTATGTTATAGAGTTAAAGAAGTAACacataaattaaattaaaagattaaatccaggtgtgtaaaatatttttaaaatatcaattttggacTTTCAGTCGttcatttgcaaataaaatttagaagaaaaaaatgacatAAAGAGTTTAATCTTTGTGATATTAGATACATCAATTGTTGGAACAGAATTTCAAGCTCATTGATAAatgtaacattttctataaataaatcCCAATAATATACTTTTCAGATGAAAAGGGAGTTATCAATGAAGTAGATATTTTACATCCCCGTTGATGTTCTCTTCATTCGTAgaatgtacaaaataataaCAATGTTATGAAATGTTATGATTCAAACTAGAAATTTGGACATTGTGTACATGTGATATCAGTAAAAGACATAAAAGTATTAATCAATGTTACccagaaatttctaatatttGTATGGTCTAAATCGTTCTATCATATCGAAACTAATAGGGATATGTATTTTTCCATGACAATTCATTAATCGAGAACCCGAAAACATAGATTCACGTCCAGTTCAGATGGGGaatatgaacaagtgaatatctAGTGGAACTCCCTCCACTTACCTGTGAATTTGCAATGTTGAAAATGTGTGCGCTAACCAAAtaacaaaattatgaaataaagatGCACAGCGTTCTCAATGAATGTGTGCTGGAACAGTTTGCTCGGTATCCTTTCTTTATCTATGATATACTACAGAACTACCAATGATCAATGGCCCCATGGGGATCCGAGTTGGAATAGGTCTTCAgtgcccccttgcttgtcgtaagaggcgattaaatggggcagccgttcggatgagatcgcaaaaaccgaggtcctctGTTTCAGCAGGTGTATCACGATAAATATCctttcctgctcaaaggccgtaagcgccgagcataggactaaattttgcagcccatcaccggcaatggtgacgtcttcatttgagtgaaaaattctcgggcagggcgttaaacaatatacaatcaatcagtcatgAAATTTATCAGAAAGGTATTGTCATCGAAAATTTCGAGAATCCTACAACTACAAAATGGACATTTGCAAACATGTATTTTGCTTTAAAGAACGAACTTAatatcatgtttatatatcaagttgtttgacattaaGGCAAGGTACATATATGAATTACTGAGTTGTGCTTGGAGGCAGTATCCATCCAGAAGTTGTAATCTGACTGTAAATAGCAGTTTCAAACTCCAGCGTCTTTCTATAGCTTTTCCAGGACCTAACATGATTGATAGTGTAATTGATTCAGTACTTCTTGTACTTCTGTGGCTGCATGATCAGCGAAACCAttgattttcatgaatattaatgaaatgacaCAATACCGATTGGTGCACTAACCCAtgttagggctaaaagtaggaaaaacatacaagtattTCCCGGAAGTATAATCGAAATATTCTTCCCATTgtcgcaagccacgcctattgtctccgtttacaTTACGTCAAATGCCGTGGcagtatgattttaaaaatcctcgacttcatgaatatttatgttcattagTCAACCCCAATCGGTGAGCTTCcgtgagttttttttttttttttttttttggtggaaaGAAAATCATAGAATCATTCGGAGGTCGTTGCGTACTCGAAGCGGAATAATCCGAAAATTGCTGATTGAGAACAAACTGGACACTTTTTAGCTGTTGTAACCAATGGACGCTTCTTTGTTTGACTTATATACCATACAGTATGCGTAACCACTCTGTTTTCTTTAGATAATTGTCCGATTAACTCTAGTCTTCTAGTCTCTCATATATTTCAACACATCCACTTTACCCCGAATTTCTCCATCAGTTTTGAGAATAAGATTAAGTTTATTAAAACAGAATTTACAAGCGTAACCACTGCTGTTAAAgcgaatttcattttataaatactTAAAAACTTTACTTCCTTCCGTAAAAAGCGATCTGTAGGCTTTTTGTCCGttattacttgtaaacaaataccGCACGGTTTGATTGTGGGCACAACcattaaaatattggaaatctgTTATTGTGTCTGTGATTGATCAAAACGGTATTGtgtcatttcattaatattcatgaaaatcaaTGGTTTCGCTGATCATGCAGCCACAGTTTGGggtagggtaggtactaccggactcagtggcgtagcttccattgaggcaaccgaggcagctgcctcggtaaaaaaaaaaaaacaccttttacgttgttaaaatgtcgatagcttctggggggctgcgcccccagaccccctgcctcggtaatattcgaaccatAGCTACGCCTATGGGACTCAGAAACCGTAGCTAGCGACGATGGCTTCTTCCTCTCAGTAAAATACAGATTCAGATTGAATTTTAgtttaattggtgcaccatgaccaaCTTTAGAGCTAAAATTAGGAGAAatagtttcctggactttttctcattatgAATACATATATTGCACAGAAACGTTGTCATCTCTGTCGGATGGGCGTTTGTGATCCTCtagttacatgtaagtttaaGTAAATACAACAGAATCACACAAAACTGGCGGGAAACGATCGAAGTGGCCAAGAAGAGAACatcatttgaatattttgttGTGTTTGCTCTTTAACGTAGGATGCAGGTTTACAGACTTTATCACTCGACAACCCACCTTCAAAATTTGACAGATGTATCTTGACAACGTATATATACTGctgtgtgaaaatatttttttttattgaacagCACATTTTTTTTAGTAATTACATCTTAAACATGCCATTCTTTTAACAGTGGTGAGATAGTTTTCCGTtgcattatatataaaataatagtgATTAACTCAATTCTTTCCATAATTCAACTTAAAATAGATAGAATTCGGTCCTGTAGATCTTaacaatattgatatcaaaaccaaagaaaaatGATTGAATGAGTATTGAAACAAACAATTATGGGATAATCAAGCTCTtttcgcaaaaaaaaaaaaagctgtcaaattttcatataaaaaccATCACAGTaacatttttttataaatgAGATTACGAATATTCGTAACGTCATTCAATGACGCTATTCACATAATTTTCGTGCACAACTTCAAAAAGAATTCAGACAACGTTATTAGAATCCTGCATTGAAGGGGAAATCCAATATATACTCGTGGGTATTGATAAAATGTCAATTATTTACAAGATATTAATAAAAACGTTTTATGTTTAGATAACGTCAAGAATTCTGAATACATATATACGTGTACATTTATTGCGTTATTACTTCATTATGTTtagctgcagaattgtagctctTTCTGCATTATGTtacgagcatatgcctaaatttgaagcccttcaccggtatttggtgacgtctacataggagtgaaaaattctcgagagggacgttaaaccagatacaatcaatcaattatgtAATTGCACGGCAATTAGTTGAAATTCTTCATCATTTGCGATTCCATGATCGCAGTAACAACTaataaaataatacaatattcattattttgtttttgaatcccataaatgttattttcgcaagtttaaatacattgtatttcagcCATGTCTATTCTAACCAGAACATTTTTatgtttatgtttatttaaatctctctctctcacacacacccTCATAAACACTCCCCCTAGCCATGTAACACATCAAAACTTCAACGCAGTTTAGAAGTGATATTATTTTAGTGTGTATTTCAGATTCAGTTAGATAATTTAACTCTTCTATGATAATGTTTACTTGCTACTCACGAATACCTGTATTCAGCGTATATGCATGTAATCATTTGAAGACATGATAAAtcgactctctctctctctctctctctctctctctctctctctctgagcgTACACtaacccaaaccaggttatattGTATGTcccaaaattaaattcatttcttaaatattcttaatgCCAGAAACAATCATAAATGATATTTCATCTCAATTAACAAATACACTGAACTCCAAGAAATGTGTGCATCAGATATTATAATAAGATATGAATGGTGTAGTTTATACAACATGGAGAACATACGTACATCTAACATGCGTACATACAACATATAAGTACTTACGAAGTGGAGAATACACCGGTACCTACATATACAACATTAAGAACATACGTACTTACAAAATGGAGCACGTACTTACAACAAGGAGGTGGTAAAAGATTCAATTTGACAAGAAATCCAGATCTTACACAAGTTCTTTCTGGGCGGTAAGACATTGCTACAGTCTGTATTATCTAAACATTCTAATTATATTATATAGGTGTAATAACAGCTTCCATTTATACTCTGTACTTACAGCTTCAACACAGAACATACAAATTGAAGCTCAACCCCCTACTGTAGACCTGAGACAAGACGATCTGGTTATCCTGTGTTCTGTCACTTCTCCATCACAGCTTGAAACAGTGTATACAATGCAGTTAATGAAAAACAACTCCGGTTCTACACTAAGGAATGTAGCTTCGGTTCGTTCAAGTGGTGGTGGAGATATCACAGCATGGCAAGACACGACTTTACAGAACAGGGCTACAGCAACAGGCACCGTCAGTTCACCTCAAACAGCACAGCTAAGGTTAACCATACCCAAAGATAATGTTCAGTGTCCAGCAGATTTCACAGGATACAAATGTTCCATGACTGGCTTTGGGACTGGTTCAACAGGTGTGGTTAATCAAGAAACAAACCAAATATTCGTTTCTTACAGAGGTATGTAAACAGACTAGTGGAACCACCTCATCTCGTGTATTTGGGTTTTTTATGATCTATGTAATGAATCTCTTTCTGTATTTCAGTCCAGCCAACCTTGATCGAGATGCCTCGAGTTCGTATTCTCGGTGAATTCTCGGACACAGCACAAAGAGAGTTTCCTGTTGGGACAGCGATTCAACTGACATGTACAGGACAAACAGGAAGTGACCCAAGCGCTGTAGGTATCCAAATAAATGATTGTAAtgaacatttacaatatatatggAATGGTGAGGATAGCGAACAGTGACTAacctcttaactcctataaaaatacaaaattatgagttgagaaacacggagccctggggAGAGCATAAGTAGGTACAGGTATTTAGGAGGATTGCCTTagttactgtgaattcatttgaacatatcttattggtacaagttctagcaacttagaaaacctctcccgtatacaaattatattatgttatacatgtacaaataaagattgTCGTACCACAGAAAATGTAATAAGCGGtataatatacaaatatgataatatacaatatatgtataggtTCATGTAAGTACATAATCAGGCATAGAATGCgaaacatattttacaaatatgatatataggTGGGATTAAaaaagagtttttaaaaaacttctgaAGTGCTCTGAGTGTACATTTTGCATGCAAAGAAGAAATGATGGGCATCTTCAATATGAAAACGAATACAATTTGTAGAGGCAATGATGTTTTTGCGATAAAGATCAttatttaaaatgcaaaaatgcCTTAATTTGGTATGAATGATATTAAGATATCGCTGACCATATGAATAGTATAAAGGTGGCTTCGAGGGTATGATTTTAATGTGTTTTTGAATTTATGAATTGAAGTCATCTCCCTTATTTCTGAGCTCAACAAGTTCCATTTCCTAACTGTGTCGGGATAAAtgactttttaaatatttcaagtcAGTGTGTAATCGCTAGAATTACGAGTATTATATGCTGAGAATTTTCTGCGAATATTTGGGCTTTCTTTCAAATATTGGGGATCGAAATAAATTGTTCtggattttaaagatattcgttaatttagctgtttgtcttcTATCATAAAGGGGTTCCCACTCAGTTTCAAAATAAAGCGAATCTAGTGAAGCAAAAATTGGAAGACCAGTTACTTTCCTGGTGACCAATAACTGAACTTTTTCTACCTGGTGTGAATCAAAACCCGCACACTACAAAGGCACATTCTAATAGAGGTCTAATAAAAGTTGTATTCATTTTTGATCAGATATATCTTCCTACAGTACATTTTAACTTTTTTGACAAACCAAGTTTTTATACGcattatttacaatgttttcaAGATACCCAGAACAGCTTAAATCATTAGACCAAAGTGCTTGTGAACAGTAACATATTCAAGCTGACATTGATGAAACACTAGTTTCAGAGGGTCTACGGATTGttttcatggtaaaataaac is part of the Ostrea edulis chromosome 2, xbOstEdul1.1, whole genome shotgun sequence genome and harbors:
- the LOC125680728 gene encoding uncharacterized protein LOC125680728, whose protein sequence is MKISIDADCKVLLYADDSAILYSHKDPKVISNKLSPVMESCHDWLVDNKLSLHLGKTKSIIFGPKSKLSQAAEDFCVKCNNRTIGAQNCIKYISIFIDNKLSGESIVNSIVRKVNQRLKFLYRNKGCLSLSSRKSLCTALLQCHLDYACASWFEGLTKCLKKKLQISQNKMIRFILNLNPRHNLSFREFDALKFLNISPRVTQLRLNHMYNIFHGKAPHYLNNMFTKNAGTYRTRSSESNFVVPRIAGVESSSFYYIGVKDWNALPIDIKLANNKFTFKRMVKIHLEEIKDSKMMNSFTTELHFLYFI